A section of the Gasterosteus aculeatus chromosome 10, fGasAcu3.hap1.1, whole genome shotgun sequence genome encodes:
- the rbm43 gene encoding uncharacterized protein rbm43 isoform X1, with protein MRLFPVSSSTSRSQMDLPVEATVRLDLFPNRAEVRDVLRSHGLALTDVSSDRVRVKGSLWSLRAARAPLEALLSRRAISRDPEASSGAISKRPAAERSAPRDQPPRASPPSPGATSSWASPPVKHPSSPDHGASVSPPPDQRGSSGPRRESVVVDVDVFRYADRLRKKNIEEILSSHNVEMEAQEVGESCVVALLGKSARTAAGKLQSLMNDLSVSLRTQDVPLEDMGREGHALSTRIRAKGDVHQSVVVWPLNDKLHLIGPSAESHQLKQRLLGRADGCAARTAETNSRSRSSSLPVQRKDTGGDGGAVARYQGV; from the coding sequence ATGCGCCTGTTTCCTGtgtcttcctccacctctcgcTCTCAGATGGACTTACCAGTGGAGGCAACGGTGCGCTTGGACCTCTTCCCCAACAGGGCGGAGGTGCGAGACGTCCTCAGGTCGCATGGCTTGGCGTTGACGGATGTGAGCAGCGATCGGGTGCGCGTGAAGGGCTCCCTTTGGAGCCTGAGGGCCGCGAGGGCCCCCTTGGAAGCGCTTCTCAGCAGGCGAGCCATCTCTCGGGATCCAGAGGCTTCCTCCGGAGCCATTTCCAAACGCCCCGCCGCCGAGCGCTCAGCGCCCCGAGACCAGCCTCCGCGTGCTTCGCCGCCCTCTCCGGGCGCCACCTCGTCTTGGGCTTCTCCACCCGTCAAACATCCATCCTCTCCAGATCACGGAGCTTCCGTTTCTCCACCACCGGACCAGCGCGGCTCCTCCGGGCCCAGAAGAGAGTCCGTTGTGGTCGACGTGGACGTTTTCAGGTACGCAGACCGGCTCCGTAAAAAGAACATTGAAGAAATTCTGTCCAGCCATAATGTGGAAATGGAAGCGCAGGAAGTCGGCGAAAGCTGCGTCGTCGCTTTACTGGGGAAGAGCGCAAGAACAGCTGCCGGCAAACTGCAGAGCCTCATGAATGATCTCAGCGTATCGCTGCGCACACAGGACGTTCCTCTGGAGGACATGGGTCGGGAAGGTCACGCTCTTTCCACGAGGATTCGTGCAAAGGGAGACGTTCACCAGTCGGTGGTGGTGTGGCCGCTGAACGACAAGCTTCACCTGATAGGACCGTCCGCCGAGAGCCACCAGTTGAAGCAGAGGCTGCTGGGTAGGGCGGACGGATGCGCGGCGAGGACAGCGGAGACAAACTCCAGGAGTAGAAGCAGCTCTCTGCCGGTCCAACGCAAGGACACAGGGGGGGATGGCGGCGCCGTGGCGAGGTACCAGGGGGTCTGA
- the rbm43 gene encoding uncharacterized protein rbm43 isoform X2, whose translation MDLPVEATVRLDLFPNRAEVRDVLRSHGLALTDVSSDRVRVKGSLWSLRAARAPLEALLSRRAISRDPEASSGAISKRPAAERSAPRDQPPRASPPSPGATSSWASPPVKHPSSPDHGASVSPPPDQRGSSGPRRESVVVDVDVFRYADRLRKKNIEEILSSHNVEMEAQEVGESCVVALLGKSARTAAGKLQSLMNDLSVSLRTQDVPLEDMGREGHALSTRIRAKGDVHQSVVVWPLNDKLHLIGPSAESHQLKQRLLGRADGCAARTAETNSRSRSSSLPVQRKDTGGDGGAVARYQGV comes from the coding sequence ATGGACTTACCAGTGGAGGCAACGGTGCGCTTGGACCTCTTCCCCAACAGGGCGGAGGTGCGAGACGTCCTCAGGTCGCATGGCTTGGCGTTGACGGATGTGAGCAGCGATCGGGTGCGCGTGAAGGGCTCCCTTTGGAGCCTGAGGGCCGCGAGGGCCCCCTTGGAAGCGCTTCTCAGCAGGCGAGCCATCTCTCGGGATCCAGAGGCTTCCTCCGGAGCCATTTCCAAACGCCCCGCCGCCGAGCGCTCAGCGCCCCGAGACCAGCCTCCGCGTGCTTCGCCGCCCTCTCCGGGCGCCACCTCGTCTTGGGCTTCTCCACCCGTCAAACATCCATCCTCTCCAGATCACGGAGCTTCCGTTTCTCCACCACCGGACCAGCGCGGCTCCTCCGGGCCCAGAAGAGAGTCCGTTGTGGTCGACGTGGACGTTTTCAGGTACGCAGACCGGCTCCGTAAAAAGAACATTGAAGAAATTCTGTCCAGCCATAATGTGGAAATGGAAGCGCAGGAAGTCGGCGAAAGCTGCGTCGTCGCTTTACTGGGGAAGAGCGCAAGAACAGCTGCCGGCAAACTGCAGAGCCTCATGAATGATCTCAGCGTATCGCTGCGCACACAGGACGTTCCTCTGGAGGACATGGGTCGGGAAGGTCACGCTCTTTCCACGAGGATTCGTGCAAAGGGAGACGTTCACCAGTCGGTGGTGGTGTGGCCGCTGAACGACAAGCTTCACCTGATAGGACCGTCCGCCGAGAGCCACCAGTTGAAGCAGAGGCTGCTGGGTAGGGCGGACGGATGCGCGGCGAGGACAGCGGAGACAAACTCCAGGAGTAGAAGCAGCTCTCTGCCGGTCCAACGCAAGGACACAGGGGGGGATGGCGGCGCCGTGGCGAGGTACCAGGGGGTCTGA